The following coding sequences lie in one Pirellulales bacterium genomic window:
- the metF gene encoding methylenetetrahydrofolate reductase [NAD(P)H], protein MATKLSQVYGSGRFTLSFELFPPKTAEGEAEMFRHVAELVKFSPSFVTCTYGAGGSTRDKTLSIVERVRRDFDLDVAAHLTCVGSTVDELRGYLAEAIQRGVGSIVALRGDPPKGETSFRAVAGGLSYANELVTLIRREFATLGIAVAGYPETHQEAPSAESDLENLKRKVDAGADVVVTQLFYDNDDFFRFRDRAEKLGVRVPIVPGVLPVTNLAQIRRITSLCGAKLPLDFVTRLEAQQDDAAGQFDVGVEFATAQVQGLADGGVPGVHFYVLNKSQATAAVLRNVKRPG, encoded by the coding sequence TTGGCGACGAAACTCTCGCAAGTCTACGGCTCTGGACGCTTCACGCTTTCCTTCGAGCTCTTTCCGCCCAAGACGGCCGAAGGAGAAGCGGAGATGTTCCGCCACGTGGCGGAGCTCGTAAAATTCTCGCCCAGCTTCGTCACCTGCACTTACGGGGCCGGTGGATCGACGCGCGATAAGACCCTTTCGATCGTCGAACGCGTGCGGCGCGACTTCGATCTCGACGTGGCAGCTCACCTCACGTGCGTCGGCTCGACCGTCGACGAGCTGCGCGGCTATCTCGCCGAGGCGATCCAGCGCGGCGTCGGCAGCATCGTCGCCCTGCGCGGCGATCCCCCCAAGGGCGAAACCAGCTTCCGCGCCGTCGCCGGCGGATTGTCGTATGCCAACGAGCTGGTGACCCTCATCCGACGCGAGTTTGCCACGCTGGGCATCGCCGTGGCTGGTTACCCCGAGACCCACCAAGAGGCCCCCAGCGCGGAGAGCGATCTCGAGAACCTCAAGCGCAAGGTCGACGCGGGCGCCGACGTCGTCGTGACGCAGTTGTTCTACGACAACGACGACTTCTTCCGCTTCCGCGACCGCGCCGAAAAGCTGGGCGTGCGCGTGCCGATCGTGCCGGGCGTCTTGCCCGTCACGAACCTGGCCCAGATTCGCCGCATCACCTCGCTCTGCGGCGCGAAGCTGCCGCTCGACTTCGTCACGCGACTCGAAGCGCAGCAAGACGATGCCGCCGGGCAATTCGACGTCGGCGTCGAGTTCGCCACCGCCCAGGTCCAAGGGCTGGCCGATGGCGGCGTGCCGGGCGTTCACTTCTACGTGCTCAACAAGTCGCAGGCCACGGCGGCCGTGCTCCGCAACGTGAAACGGCCGGGATAA
- a CDS encoding sigma-70 family RNA polymerase sigma factor, with protein MPATFCASRNKGSNLRKNTRKQPSSRVTRSKVAQHATPARKEKSGVERLVEAVFEDETSPRAGVEDRDERFEEEGVDNEHRGEEEDVYGDDLLESDEHGDARIDDPVRIYLMQMGEIPLLSREQELNAARDIEQSRTHYRNSMLASDYLLQGAVSLLRKVRDGELRLDRTVEVSVTDAAEKRHVLRRLQPNLTTLDHLLAQNAHDYRVAVSKRYPMSERRAAWRRLVRRRHKAVRLVEELGLRTQRLQPLMQQLAEISARMDALQQQLAEAKRGGLCMSHPDELKSELHYLMKITYESPATLRRRVARTHHLQARYDAAKRVLSAGNLRLVVSIAKRYRNRGLSFLDLIQEGNTGLMRAVDKFEHARGYKFSTYATWWIRQAITRAIADQSRTIRLPVHMIETMSKVRTVTRDLYQEKGRDPSLEETALAAGLSLEETRCVLNMTRHPLSLDQPVGEHDDSFFGEFVEDGHNEDPLRDLSQEHLKRTIDDVLEGLNYREREIIRLRYGLTDGYAYTLEEVGKIFSVTRERVRQIEAKAVRKLQHPVRCRELGGFVDGVEIA; from the coding sequence ATGCCGGCGACCTTTTGTGCGTCACGGAACAAGGGAAGCAACTTGCGAAAGAACACCCGGAAGCAGCCCTCTTCTCGCGTCACTCGCTCCAAGGTCGCCCAGCACGCGACGCCCGCTCGCAAAGAGAAATCGGGCGTCGAGCGCCTGGTCGAAGCGGTCTTTGAAGACGAAACCTCGCCCCGCGCCGGCGTGGAAGATCGCGACGAACGCTTCGAGGAAGAAGGCGTCGATAACGAGCACCGCGGTGAAGAAGAAGACGTCTACGGCGACGATCTCCTCGAATCGGACGAGCACGGCGATGCCCGCATCGACGATCCGGTCCGCATCTACTTGATGCAGATGGGCGAGATTCCGCTCCTCTCGCGCGAGCAAGAATTGAACGCCGCTCGCGACATCGAGCAGAGCCGCACGCACTATCGCAACTCGATGCTCGCCAGCGACTACTTGTTGCAGGGAGCAGTGAGCCTGCTCCGCAAGGTGCGCGATGGCGAATTGCGACTCGATCGCACGGTCGAGGTCTCGGTGACCGACGCCGCCGAGAAGCGCCACGTGCTACGTCGCCTGCAGCCGAATCTCACGACGCTCGATCACCTGCTCGCGCAGAACGCGCACGATTACCGGGTCGCCGTGTCGAAGCGCTATCCCATGTCGGAGCGCCGTGCCGCCTGGCGCCGCCTGGTGCGCCGCCGTCACAAGGCGGTCCGCCTCGTCGAAGAGTTGGGCCTGCGTACGCAACGCCTGCAACCGCTCATGCAGCAATTGGCCGAGATCAGTGCTCGGATGGACGCCCTCCAGCAGCAACTGGCCGAGGCGAAGCGGGGGGGCCTGTGCATGTCGCACCCCGACGAGCTGAAGAGCGAGCTGCACTACCTGATGAAGATCACCTACGAGAGTCCCGCCACGCTGCGTCGTCGCGTGGCGAGGACGCACCACTTGCAGGCTCGCTATGATGCCGCCAAGCGGGTCCTCTCAGCCGGCAACCTGCGTCTGGTCGTGTCGATCGCCAAGCGTTATCGCAACCGGGGGCTGAGCTTCCTCGACCTGATTCAGGAAGGCAACACCGGCCTGATGCGGGCCGTCGACAAGTTCGAGCACGCCCGCGGCTACAAGTTCTCGACCTATGCCACGTGGTGGATTCGCCAGGCGATTACCCGGGCCATCGCCGATCAGAGCCGCACGATCCGCCTGCCGGTTCACATGATTGAGACGATGAGCAAGGTGCGCACCGTGACGCGCGACCTGTACCAGGAGAAGGGGCGCGATCCCAGCCTGGAAGAGACCGCCTTGGCCGCGGGACTTTCGCTCGAAGAGACCCGCTGCGTGTTGAACATGACCCGGCATCCTCTTTCGCTCGATCAACCGGTCGGCGAGCACGACGATAGCTTCTTCGGAGAATTCGTCGAGGATGGGCACAACGAAGATCCGCTGCGAGACCTGAGCCAGGAGCACCTCAAGCGCACCATCGACGACGTGCTCGAGGGGCTGAACTATCGCGAGCGGGAAATCATCCGCCTGCGATATGGCCTGACGGACGGTTATGCCTACACGCTCGAAGAGGTGGGCAAAATCTTCTCCGTGACCCGCGAACGCGTGCGACAGATCGAGGCCAAGGCCGTCCGCAAGCTGCAGCACCCGGTGCGCTGCCGCGAGTTGGGTGGCTTCGTCGACGGCGTCGAGATCGCCTGA
- a CDS encoding acyl-CoA carboxylase subunit beta gives MPPTTTAPASTLSALVAEFKKQEEVIRLGGGKAAIARQHEKGRLTARERIERLIDPGTNFFEIGLWRAFEMYEEWGGAPSAGVVVGIGKIAGRRHMIVANDATVKAGAFFPATAKKVLRAQRIALVNRLPLVYLVDSAGVFLPLQEDVFPDEDDFGRIFRNNAVISAGGLSQIAAIMGNCVAGGGYLPVLCDKLLMTEGSGLYLAGPALVRSAIGQRVSHEELGGAAMHAQVSGTIDYRDPNDEACLERLRKLVALGAPDSELPPAPFTRQAAAGPARPGTDLYDLVNPDPQKPYEARDVIACLVDRDSFEEYKPEYGQSVVCGTAHLGGFPVGIFANQHHQVQPAQGPIQFGGVLYVDSAEKAARFIMNCNQDWLPIIFLHDVNGFMVGRDSEQEGIIRAGAKLVNAISNSRVPKLSVMLGGSFGAGNYAMCGKAYDPRFIFAWPTARCAVMGGEQATSTLLDVTVKSLERQGHAVDAAELAALRDKVKGSYDRQMDPRYGAARGWVDAIIDPAETRDVLITALEVATRHAEQEPFRVGVFQV, from the coding sequence ATGCCCCCCACGACGACAGCCCCAGCCAGCACCCTTTCGGCCCTGGTCGCCGAGTTCAAAAAGCAAGAAGAGGTGATTCGTCTGGGGGGTGGCAAAGCGGCCATCGCACGCCAGCACGAAAAGGGCCGCCTCACGGCCCGCGAACGCATCGAGCGGCTCATCGATCCCGGCACGAACTTCTTCGAGATCGGGTTGTGGCGCGCCTTCGAAATGTACGAAGAATGGGGGGGCGCCCCGTCGGCCGGAGTGGTCGTCGGCATCGGCAAGATCGCCGGCCGCCGCCATATGATCGTGGCCAACGATGCCACCGTGAAGGCGGGGGCCTTCTTCCCCGCCACAGCAAAAAAAGTGCTCCGCGCGCAGCGCATCGCCCTCGTGAACCGCTTGCCACTCGTCTACCTGGTCGACTCGGCCGGCGTCTTCTTGCCTCTGCAAGAGGATGTCTTTCCCGACGAGGACGACTTCGGCCGCATCTTTCGCAACAACGCCGTGATCTCGGCCGGTGGGCTGAGCCAGATCGCCGCGATCATGGGAAACTGCGTCGCCGGCGGCGGATACCTGCCTGTGCTGTGCGACAAGCTGCTCATGACCGAAGGCTCGGGCCTTTACCTGGCCGGGCCGGCCCTGGTACGCAGCGCCATCGGTCAGCGCGTCTCGCACGAAGAGCTCGGCGGCGCGGCCATGCATGCGCAGGTCTCAGGCACGATCGACTATCGCGATCCGAACGACGAAGCGTGCCTCGAGCGGCTGCGGAAGCTTGTCGCGCTCGGGGCCCCCGATTCCGAGCTGCCGCCAGCCCCGTTTACGCGGCAGGCTGCCGCGGGGCCTGCCCGACCGGGAACCGATCTCTACGACCTGGTGAACCCCGATCCGCAGAAGCCGTACGAGGCACGCGATGTCATCGCCTGCCTGGTCGACCGCGACAGCTTCGAGGAGTACAAGCCCGAGTACGGCCAGTCGGTCGTCTGCGGCACGGCCCATCTCGGCGGCTTTCCGGTGGGCATCTTCGCGAATCAGCACCACCAGGTGCAGCCGGCGCAAGGGCCGATCCAATTCGGCGGCGTGCTCTACGTCGACAGCGCCGAAAAGGCCGCCCGGTTCATCATGAACTGCAACCAGGACTGGCTGCCAATCATCTTCTTGCACGACGTGAACGGCTTCATGGTCGGCCGCGACAGCGAGCAGGAAGGGATCATCCGAGCGGGGGCGAAGCTCGTGAACGCCATCAGCAACAGCCGCGTGCCGAAGCTTAGCGTGATGCTGGGGGGCTCCTTCGGGGCAGGCAATTACGCCATGTGCGGCAAGGCCTACGACCCGCGCTTCATTTTCGCCTGGCCCACGGCCCGCTGCGCCGTGATGGGAGGCGAGCAGGCCACGTCGACCTTGCTCGACGTGACGGTGAAGAGCCTCGAGCGGCAGGGGCACGCCGTCGATGCCGCCGAGTTGGCCGCCCTGCGCGACAAGGTCAAGGGAAGCTACGATCGACAGATGGACCCGCGCTACGGCGCCGCACGCGGCTGGGTTGATGCCATCATCGATCCGGCCGAGACGCGCGACGTCCTGATCACGGCGCTGGAAGTCGCCACGCGACATGCCGAACAGGAGCCCTTCCGCGTGGGGGTCTTCCAGGTGTAA
- a CDS encoding enoyl-CoA hydratase/isomerase family protein encodes MSDAPVRIHIHDSTATVVMNRPGKRNALSRELLAELAQAFSDLHQERRVRAVILTGSGPAFCAGMDLGEMLDVAGTPEAYATWQNDALAYRDLVQQMLIFPKPIIAAVNGAALAGGAGLLLASDIVVAAEGASFGLPEPRRGIVAGLVAPLLAFRVGAGPAGYLMLTAAPIFASEALRLHLFHEVVHPDHLWPRAKEIGTACAESAPEAIQLTKRMLNETVGEHLNTLLTAGAAVSATSRTTEAAREGLAAFREKRAPQWV; translated from the coding sequence ATGAGCGACGCGCCGGTCCGCATCCACATCCACGATTCGACCGCCACGGTCGTCATGAATCGCCCCGGCAAGCGCAACGCGCTCAGTCGCGAATTGCTGGCCGAGCTGGCGCAGGCCTTCAGCGACCTGCATCAAGAACGCCGCGTTCGCGCCGTGATTCTCACCGGCTCTGGACCCGCCTTCTGCGCCGGCATGGACCTGGGCGAGATGCTCGACGTGGCCGGCACGCCCGAGGCCTATGCCACCTGGCAGAACGACGCGCTGGCCTACCGCGATCTCGTGCAGCAGATGCTGATCTTTCCCAAGCCCATCATCGCCGCCGTGAATGGCGCTGCGCTGGCCGGCGGAGCGGGACTACTGCTTGCCTCGGACATCGTCGTGGCGGCCGAAGGGGCCTCGTTCGGGCTGCCCGAGCCACGGCGCGGCATCGTGGCGGGGCTGGTTGCGCCGCTGCTGGCGTTCCGCGTCGGAGCCGGTCCGGCCGGCTACCTGATGCTCACCGCCGCGCCGATCTTCGCCTCCGAGGCCCTGCGCCTGCATCTCTTTCACGAAGTGGTGCATCCCGACCATCTCTGGCCCCGCGCCAAGGAGATCGGCACGGCCTGCGCCGAATCGGCCCCCGAGGCCATTCAACTCACCAAGCGGATGCTCAACGAGACGGTCGGCGAGCACCTGAACACGCTGTTGACGGCCGGCGCGGCCGTGAGCGCCACGTCGCGCACGACCGAAGCGGCGCGCGAAGGGCTAGCGGCGTTCCGCGAGAAGCGCGCGCCGCAGTGGGTATAA
- a CDS encoding PIG-L family deacetylase, translated as MNDKHDMHSPAHGETAPDRARDVKRRILAIHAHPDDVEFQCAGTLALLAAAGHTVIIATMTPGDCGSREMGPEEIAAVRREEARRAAEIIGAEYHCLEFRDLSIVIDNDSKRRVTELVRRARPDVVLTAPPVDYMEDHEATSKLVRDACFNASCPNYATRQWEPAPPTDRIPALFYVDPVEGKDLWGEPILPHFYIDVSDVFETKQQMLACHESQRNWLRAQHGVDEYLESQRRWGAGRGWEVGVKFAEAYRQHVGHPYPSHNSLVDLLPGRYYTRS; from the coding sequence ATGAACGACAAGCACGATATGCACTCCCCCGCGCATGGCGAAACGGCGCCAGACCGCGCCCGCGACGTGAAGCGTCGCATTCTTGCCATCCACGCCCATCCGGACGACGTGGAATTCCAGTGCGCGGGCACGCTGGCACTGTTGGCCGCGGCGGGGCACACAGTCATCATCGCCACGATGACGCCGGGAGACTGCGGCAGCCGCGAGATGGGTCCCGAGGAGATCGCCGCGGTGCGCCGCGAAGAGGCGCGTCGCGCGGCGGAGATCATCGGCGCGGAGTATCACTGCCTCGAGTTCCGCGATCTGAGCATCGTGATCGACAACGACTCGAAGCGCCGCGTCACCGAGCTGGTGCGCCGCGCCCGACCCGACGTCGTGCTGACGGCGCCGCCGGTCGATTATATGGAAGATCACGAGGCGACGAGCAAGCTGGTACGCGACGCCTGCTTCAACGCGAGCTGTCCCAATTACGCCACGCGTCAATGGGAGCCGGCGCCGCCGACCGATCGAATTCCGGCGCTGTTCTATGTCGATCCGGTCGAGGGGAAGGATCTGTGGGGGGAGCCGATCCTGCCGCACTTCTACATCGACGTGAGCGACGTCTTCGAGACGAAGCAGCAGATGCTGGCGTGTCACGAAAGCCAGCGCAACTGGCTCCGCGCGCAGCACGGTGTCGACGAGTATCTCGAGAGCCAGCGTCGCTGGGGCGCCGGTCGCGGTTGGGAAGTGGGGGTCAAGTTCGCCGAAGCCTATCGGCAGCACGTGGGACATCCCTACCCCAGCCACAACTCGCTTGTCGATCTACTGCCTGGACGTTATTACACCCGCAGTTGA